A window of Punica granatum isolate Tunisia-2019 chromosome 8, ASM765513v2, whole genome shotgun sequence genomic DNA:
GAGTCAATTGTGATTAAGGAACTGCCACCGGAGTTAGCTTCAAACTTCAACAACCCATTTCTTGCTTCTTCTTGACAATAGATGACAACAACAAAAACCATGGAGCTATTAAAAGTACAAgggaatgaaaatgaaaacgaCATCTAAAGTTCCGCCGGGAAGAATCAAACCTGATACCTCCTCTTTACAGATGAATGCCGTACAAACTACAATCGGTTTCTCGAGGTTGTAGTACCTGATACATGTAGTTGCAAATTGCAGTTAAGACTACACTCACATTCGGGGCAGTTGTACCGTGCGTTAACATCGGCTGCTGTCATCGACAACCATTCTTCATTTTCTGAACCGTGTGGCACGGAAAACCAATCGATCTCATCAACCATTCTTAATATTCTGAACTgtctgacaaaaaaaaccatttgATCTTATCAACCATTCTTAATTTTCTGTGGAACTCCACCGAAGCTAAACTGCACACGAGCTACATGTTAGCTTTGAGCCTATCACAGCCAAGCAGGTGAGATTCAGCGAGTCGCGTCTCCGTCCTGGTTCATCAGTGCCTTTACCAATGTACAACGATATCAGACTTAATCCAGTCGGAAAATTGTAATACCTCATGCTGTTCACACCGAGTTAGCATTTCATTGTCAGAATCCTGTCTGTATGACCAAAATCACAAAGGAAGGCTCTATCTCTCCAAATGACAATGAAGGGTCAACTAAAGCTTATCAGCAAGGAAATAAACAATTTGCTATACCAATAAATGATTGGCTGCTATTCTATAGGAGCAAATTAATGGTACCACCAGTATCGATACAAGATTCATCGGAGGCTCCAAAAATTATGTCGGTTTTTGGGAAATGGCAGCAGAGTAGATACAATGCTGTCGCTAATGATAAAACTCTCTAATATCAGGGCCTGCCTACAATAAAGGCAGTAACTATCAGCATATTGCTTCGGCCTGCACCTTCTGCTGAAGGGCCTTGTAGCACTGAAGGCTGCAGAGAGGAAGCTTTGTCTTGGAATCCCGATACTTGTATGGGTTAGTGCACTCGGGCCCAGCACAGCTCTCGCGCGGTGGAGGGTAACTGCGAAATGCAAAAGCAAAATTTCTCTCAGCAAATGCAGAAAATACATGCAGTTGAAAGATCATGCATGCATCCCCAAATTCTTTACAacatcatatataaattaattcgCCATGAAATTCAACACGAGGGGGAGAGGAAAGGTTTGCCATGAAATTACCTGCAGGTTTTTGATTGGAAGATTTCGGGAAGTCCCATCTCGTTGGGGAAAATCACAACAGTCCCACTTGGCCCCATAACCCACCGAACAATGTTTGACGAGAGCATCGAAGCATTAGCAGCCTTCTCCTGCAACACAACTCACAAAAATATGATTCGTTATTGGAGTTTACAAACTTCTTTATTGGGCAACAAAAAGTACATATCAAGTGATGTCTTAGATGTGATTGCCAATGAAAACATgaacattaattttattgttttgggTAAACCATTAACTGAAGTAAAAGGAATTGTCAATGAAGTAGTGAGTACCTCTGCCAATGCTTCTTGACGCTTCTTAATCTTCTCCTCACGCTTCTTCCTGTTAGAATCTTGACCAAGGATTTTTCTAATTGCCTCAGCCTAcaaaatcatcaaaaatattTGCTTGAACACAAGTTTATATGTAAAATACAACATTAAAGAGAAAGGAACTGAAGAAATCCATACCTCGGATTCCCTTGCAGCCTTCTCATTTTGCAGTCTACGTCTCTGTGCAGCTTCAGCCTTCTTAAGCTGTTGTTCAACTTCTGAGAGTTTCTCCTTTTGCTCTGTGATTCAAAAAAAGGTTCATAAATCAAGTCAATACAACCACATTGCAGGCaatcaaaaatgaaaacattGCCAATGCTTACTTCTTGGTGGAGCAGGAGGCAATCCATTCGGGAACTCAATCAAACTAGATCCTGGGCCCACCGAGGCATCTTTGCTTGACTGCAGGGCCCGTTGACGCGTCGTAAGAGTTGTCTCCCTCCTATTATTATCCATCAAATAATCAATGGATTCCttcttttgcttcttcttctttttcccttcaaGATCACCATCAGAtcctgtttcttcttcttcctcataaTCAGTATCTTCAGAAACTCTATCAGCTCTAGACTTCCTCTTTGCATCTTTGCCGGCTTTGAATGCACCTTGTCGTTCAATATCAGAAACACTGGCAAGTTTCCGTTGCTTCCTCCCAGAGTCCTCGTCAAATTCCTTGGATCCCATACCAATCCTTGAGGCTTTGAGTTTTTCCAAGTATCGGatctcatcatcttcatcatcatcaaaatCACCGTCCATTACCCGTTTCTTAGGCATTCTCTTGCTCTTCCGAACAGGTTCGGACTTTTCCCCTTGCTTCCCTGCCGCATGCGTTCCAGTCATCTTACCCATCACAGAATCTTCTTTCCCAAAACTAAAGCCACCTCTCGAGAAATCTTTCCAGGGAATACCCTGCAGCCCGCTCCTTTTATCTGAGGGAGAATTGGTGTGATCTGAACTTCCCTGCCACATTAAATTTTATACAGAAAAATATCTATTAGATATAAATGTTCCATAAGAGCAAAAGGAGCAACTTATTTAAAGTCCCTGGATGTCAACAATGATTAAAAGCCATCAGGTAAACAAACCCAAACAGTTGAAAGAAGacaaatataattaaacattttaaaaacatACAAAACCAGCAT
This region includes:
- the LOC116188069 gene encoding NKAP family protein UM04995-like yields the protein MEEFSGNPFNVMGTAVKRRRSHRARRPPPDSCSYDEGHECSPSSPAPPSDDASKGSSDETVSGETTFKRKEFNLNQCVHVSSLAGAESEKSLDNGKEDDGGFDVFYNNELGSSGVNNKRSSEGVLAPVNWKSSSRQNGESQSSGQSGVALDGSGNESKVKKVKLKVGGVTRTISTSNGSSEAGTSRRVKQNSQGSSDHTNSPSDKRSGLQGIPWKDFSRGGFSFGKEDSVMGKMTGTHAAGKQGEKSEPVRKSKRMPKKRVMDGDFDDDEDDEIRYLEKLKASRIGMGSKEFDEDSGRKQRKLASVSDIERQGAFKAGKDAKRKSRADRVSEDTDYEEEEETGSDGDLEGKKKKKQKKESIDYLMDNNRRETTLTTRQRALQSSKDASVGPGSSLIEFPNGLPPAPPRKQKEKLSEVEQQLKKAEAAQRRRLQNEKAARESEAEAIRKILGQDSNRKKREEKIKKRQEALAEEKAANASMLSSNIVRWVMGPSGTVVIFPNEMGLPEIFQSKTCSYPPPRESCAGPECTNPYKYRDSKTKLPLCSLQCYKALQQKVQAEAIC